In Tachysurus vachellii isolate PV-2020 chromosome 10, HZAU_Pvac_v1, whole genome shotgun sequence, the following proteins share a genomic window:
- the gch1 gene encoding GTP cyclohydrolase 1 — translation MMENSKLSQRESEASSSNDTALNGILDGMEKMPKWNGAAKETSKGEKPTSKGITRAPCSSVMESWKEERTRSVEDNEMSLPSIIAAYTTILRGLGEDPQRQGLLKTPHRAATAMQFFTKGYQEKIIDVLNDAIFDEDHDEMVIVKDIDMFSMCEHHLVPIFGKVHIGYLPNKRVLGLSKLARIVEIYSRRLQVQERLTKQIAVAITEALQPAGVGVVVEATHMCMVMRGVQKMNSKTVTSTMLGVFREDPKTRDEFLTLIRS, via the exons ATGATGGAGAACTCCAAACTAAGTCAAAGAGAAAGTGAAGCCTCATCGAGCAACGATACGGCCCTAAATGGAATCTTGGACGGGATGGAGAAGATGCCCAAGTGGAACGGAGCAGCCAAAGAGACGTCCAAAGGTGAGAAACCCACCAGCAAGGGCATCACCCGAGCTCCATGTTCGTCTGTGATGGAGAGCTGGAAGGAAGAGCGGACCCGGAGCGTGGAGGATAACGAGATGAGCCTACCGAGCATCATCGCCGCTTACACCACCATCCTCAGGGGTCTGGGAGAAGATCCGCAGAGACAAGGCCTGCTAAAGACGCCGCACCGGGCGGCCACGGCCATGCAGTTCTTCACAAAGGGTTATCAGGAGAAAATCATAG ATGTTCTGAACGATGCAATTTTCGATGAAGACCACGATGAGATGGTGATTGTGAAGGACATCgacatgttctccatgtgtgAGCACCACCTCGTCCCCATCTTCGGCAAA GTCCACATCGGCTACCTGCCGAATAAGAGGGTGCTCGGACTCAGCAAACTGGCAAG GATCGTCGAAATCTACAGCAGAAGATTGCAAG TTCAGGAACGCCTCACCAAACAGATCGCCGTCGCCATCACTGAAGCTCTACAGCCCGCTGGAGTCGGAGTGGTTGTCGAGGCAAC TCACATGTGCATGGTGATGCGAGGTGTGCAGAAGATGAACAGTAAAACGGTGACGAGCACCATGCTGGGCGTTTTCCGCGAGGACCCCAAAACCAGAGACGAGTTCCTCACGTTGATCCGGAGCTGA